The genomic DNA TGGGACCAACCAGAGTGACGATCAAAGTGCGCCCTACAAAAACACATTGCTGTCTGAAAACGTTTATGTACGCATGAACTCAGCAAACAGACAAAATTCTAATCGCATTAGCGGTCAGTTTTAGGCCCGCACTAAATTCTCCTCCCAACCTCTGCAGATGGATATAGACCACAAGTTAATGTGACTCATTTCTTGCATCAGACATGTTTCCTTCCGATTGAAAAACTAAAACCCACCAGGTTAAACCTGACCTGACAATTGACCCCTTCTCAAATCCCATCAGCGTTTTCAGTAAGCTTTACCCCTATCATTTTTTTGCCAAGTCTTTACCCCTTCTTCTGGTTTAATCATTAAGTTCACCTCCATCCTCAATTATTTAATTGTAAGTAGATACAATAAGGTGGAAGTCAGTCAGATTCTGGTGAATATATGAGAGTGTTCATCAGGAAGGCTTGGTTGTTCTTTGAGGTTGCATTCTACATAAAAGTCGGAAATTAATAGATACAGGAAATTAATTAATAACACAAGGTCACGCGTCTGTGATATCTAGTATCCAATAATTTTCCAACAAACCTCGCTAGCCAAGATTTGCGCAACATGCACTAAAGGCTTCAAACAGGTTAAAAGCATACTATATGAGACAGATTTGCAACAGATTCTAGCTAAAATAATATTGAAGAAAACAAAATTGAATAGATGATATACCGCATAAGAATCTCGTTGCCTTTCCAGAGTCCTTGGCCTTGTTGTTGTTCTTGTTCTTCGATGATGGGTGTTCGATGTTGACCTAGGTGTAACTACAAGCACACATGCAACAAAATTATGATGAGCAGAAAATAGAAGATATTTAACATCAAGTTAGTTACATATCTAATACCATCATACTTTATATATAGAATGTGGATATCAGATATGGTTAAACCTCTACTCTGGATTAATAATAGTATATATAGTTGATCCATCAAATATCAAAGCATATATGGCTGTATTAAGAATGTTCAAAAATTTATAGAAACCTTAAAGCGAGGCTCCGTCATTTTTAATACATTTCAAGATTCTAAAAGGTTTGGGGGACTGGTCCGTCGCATATGCTTCAAAATTTAATGACCTAATTAAAAGTAAAGGCTCCATAACTGACAAAAATTTTGTACATATTTTAAATTATGTTCCACAGATCTTTGTTAGCACTTAAGAATTAAAGTGCATGGTCTTCCTTCTGGTGATATATTATCCTGTTGTGTAGCTAGGTCGTATACAGAGTATATAGAAAACTTTAATGCAATAGACTCAAAAACCGCCAGGAAATTCAACAATATAAGTATCGTCACATAACTCATCGTGCTAGATAAACTGTAGAGGCATCTCAACACTTTCCTAAACTCACAAGTGGGTCAAATAGACCAAACTTTTTAATTTATAAGATTTTAAAACTGAGAGAAAAGAAGGTTAAACAAACCTGTATGGCCTGCTCTCTGGGATGCAATCCGACCATTTAACTCCAATGTCGTGTTTGTTAAATGCTCGACAATATTCTTTACCCATTGATAAAATAGACATAATTAAAAGTTATTATGATCATAAAGAAAATATGAGTCATCTTACACAAAGATATATGAAGGCATGATTATTTGAAAATGGGAaacacaaaacatatatatatatatacacacacacacacagtcATACCATAAATAATCTCTCTACTAGAGGAAGCATTGAATCTTCTACGGAAGAATGTTGTGGTATGACAGGCTCAAGATGTTGCTGAGTTTCAGTTGCATTAACTGGTTGTAGCAATTCAGGGAAAATTGAAAGATTATTTGGATTATAAGCATTGCTGCGAACAGATGTGGAAAGTCGGTGGCTGTGAGCGTTATTCATCTTCCAAGTGCCTCAACCGTCCGTGCAAACTTTCTGGACATTTTCACATACCATTAGCCAAAGACAAATGCATGTGTTGTCTCAGTTCAATGTTTCAAAAATTTAATTAACAAGTAATTACAATATTAATAATCTACAGGGAGGTATCTAAATTAGAGATATTCTCTTGTGCCAGTAACATAGAGATTGTTTTAATTACCCACAAAAACATCGCAACAGAAAGCATATGCAGATGACTATATACAATTTAAACAGTTAACATGAATTTGTAATTTGAAGACAGGAAGAACAACGCTGACACTTTGAAAAGTTAAACactttcatcaacaattaaaacTGAAATTGGCTTTTAAATACAACAAAACTGGTTAAATCCGACGGAAGAAAATTCCAAGCAGCCCCACTAAAACTGACTAGCATGTTTGCAAACCTAAAATTCACTTCAATCAGAAGACAATTATCCAGATAATTCCCTACCGACTTCTCAGAGTTACCAAAGACCCAAAAGAGTTGAGAATCAAGGAAGGTCGCAGAGTTCACATACACTATAAATTGCCAATTAACGCTAAATAGTCCTCGAAACATACAGAAGTTGAATATTTATATAATTGAGATACTCTTAAACGTTCGGGAAGCCCTAAAAATCACACACACGCACACAGAAACCCTAAAATCGACACCTAGTCTCCAAGTATCACAAACAAGTACATGAACTGAAAAATTAGTAATCACGAATGGAAGAACAATGaaaaaaaatcaatataataAATTAGATAAATAATTTTAATCTCGAATTAGTGCAAGTTCGTACCTGGAGATTTTGGGTGAGCTTAGGTGAGAATGAAAGTTTTCTAGGTCGGTGATgcttgtgtgtgtatatataatatattgttAAATTGTTGATGTAAATAATAAGAAAATAGGTAAGCTTGATGATAGAAAAATACGAATAGGGTAATTAAGGCATGCAGTGCAGTGCAACGCTTGGCAAGAGTATCCTGTCAGCAACTTCATCACCTTCATGACTTTTTTCAAACTTCCGTTTGGAGGGTTTCTCTTTGCACAGGCAAATTTTTTAATTCCTTTTACAAATCTATTGATATCATTCCATTTTCATATATATCTTCTTTTCTATATATAATAGATAATTagtgagattaaaaagtctcattaaaAAGACTAAAATATTcctgtttttaatttttttataaaagttttGTTTTTTGGGAATCGAACTCGAGATATTTCATTAAACTATACGACCTCATATCACTACACCTTAATATCACAagtgttttttatcatacacataatatgtaattgtgctaattaatatttatttaactttaaagatagttacttgaattccgTAAAAAAATATAGTTACTTtaatatttgtataattaattttaaaaaattaatacaaaattagacatagtaCATAAATGTATTATTATCTTATTCATTAATCTTTTTTCAGTTTGAAAAtgtatctcatatatttttaacataaagtaattaaaatatacatatatatattttttatagaAAATGTTGAAAATAGAATcgtttatatataaataatctataatggtattacatatttagatgagctggaattataatgagtcaaaacattttattttattccaatttgaaattagaacttgacccatttttcaaaaaatactcgaaatttgactacatgacccggccgaaaaacatcgtcGCATTCTACCTTTAgcaaatttaaattacaagtttgacgagaatatcttaccaataatgctatttttttaatatcttatgttaatataaattaatgtgtttgagatatttataagatcaagtcaattgattatttatattaaaattactaacttcactgatagcgcattattatttttgggacttgtcccgatttcaaaaatattcaaaatttgatatgagatatcacaagattttttaaaattacgatgatatattaaatcgatttattttttatttttcacttttaaaaaataagctttttaaaaagaattcttctagataaataatattcattgatcaagataatattacAAATActttgaattatttttatattttgaattattcaaataaaagttatatccaTACTATATTGTAACTTTTGATTCATTTTATTTTGTACTATTTAAGGAAAAAATATACATCGTTCAATAATCTGAATGAATTAACCAGTTCAAttgatatttaaaaaatttatcaaattgaaaaatatttaagagaatagtatacaatgttctcaaattattatatgaagaaatattagagtagtaatgaaaggaacttaaaaaaggtttaaataacgatataattataatttttcattcgaatccttgaaaaaaaatcatgaatatcaatcataagtctttataatatatgatttatttttatgttacaaccatgattgatactcagTTGCGTAAAAACTAGATATAGATTATTTGTCAGTGATAatatgaataccatatataaataaatgaaaccatcgtaatttactaagaaatgtaacatacgacAATTTATATGGTGacacacacatataacttaatattAATTTGGTAACCATAGTGTAAATAATAAACTAACATTTTTTCATGCATatatacgttgaatttcaaaaactaacattttttattaaaatcaatttttaCATTAACAATattgtaaattttacattattgtatattatgattgtaAGTCATCCTAAATTCAATTAtgtatataaaaattaaataaaa from Apium graveolens cultivar Ventura chromosome 5, ASM990537v1, whole genome shotgun sequence includes the following:
- the LOC141661656 gene encoding uncharacterized protein LOC141661656, producing the protein MNNAHSHRLSTSVRSNAYNPNNLSIFPELLQPVNATETQQHLEPVIPQHSSVEDSMLPLVERLFMNIVEHLTNTTLELNGRIASQRAGHTVTPRSTSNTHHRRTRTTTRPRTLERQRDSYANPNSGVPQLPQQEPEAEVPRENNVDCPICMAPFFQPTTTRCGHVFCKNCITHALVEKKHCPICRKRVTKRDLFRIYLS